In Aquimarina spinulae, a single window of DNA contains:
- the gltX gene encoding glutamate--tRNA ligase, whose product MTKDIRVRFAPSPTGPLHIGGVRTALFNYLFAKQHNGTFVLRIEDTDQNRYVPGAEDYIKEALDWCSIPFDEGPGKNGGFGPYRQSERKHLYKQYADQLIKEGHAYFAFDTTEALDSHRKDHEAYGKTFIYNWHNREKLTNSLSLSEDEVTAKINSGESYVIRFKSPKDEILHLTDEIRGDISIDTNVLDDKILFKSDGMPTYHLANIVDDHLMKITHVIRGEEWLPSLALHVLLYRSFGWEAPSFAHLPLILKPVGKGKLSKRDGDKMGFPVFPLQWVDPKSQSISSGYREDGYLPEAVVNMLAFLGWNPGTEQELFSLQELIKEFDLKRVNKAGAKFDPEKTKWFQQQQLQKIDSTILSQQFEVILSEKNISTTLDLNVIIDTIKERATFTKDFWDLSHFYFLSPSEYDEKAIKKAWKQDTPGLMHELTRILNDISDFSEDNVSTIVKGWIAGKEIGFGKIMMPLRIALVGSLQGPDLFQIASMIGKKETTKRIENAIEKN is encoded by the coding sequence ATGACAAAAGACATTAGGGTACGATTTGCACCAAGTCCTACCGGACCCTTACATATAGGAGGTGTGAGAACTGCATTATTTAACTACCTCTTTGCCAAGCAACATAATGGAACCTTTGTTCTTAGAATAGAAGACACCGATCAAAACAGATACGTTCCTGGTGCCGAAGATTATATTAAAGAAGCGCTCGATTGGTGTAGTATTCCATTCGATGAAGGACCAGGAAAAAATGGAGGATTTGGACCGTATAGACAAAGCGAACGTAAACATTTATACAAGCAATATGCAGATCAATTAATAAAAGAAGGTCACGCATATTTTGCTTTTGATACTACTGAAGCTCTTGATAGTCATAGAAAAGATCACGAAGCCTATGGCAAGACATTTATTTATAATTGGCATAACAGAGAAAAACTTACCAATTCTCTATCCTTATCTGAAGATGAAGTAACGGCAAAAATTAACTCTGGAGAATCTTACGTTATTAGGTTTAAATCTCCTAAAGATGAGATTTTACATCTTACAGATGAAATCCGTGGAGACATAAGTATTGACACTAATGTTCTAGATGATAAAATCTTATTTAAAAGTGATGGGATGCCTACATATCATCTTGCTAATATTGTAGATGATCATTTAATGAAAATTACACATGTGATTCGAGGAGAAGAATGGTTACCATCCTTAGCGCTTCATGTTCTTTTGTACCGCTCATTTGGTTGGGAGGCTCCAAGTTTTGCACATTTACCTCTCATTCTTAAACCTGTAGGTAAAGGAAAACTTAGCAAAAGAGATGGTGATAAAATGGGATTTCCGGTATTCCCATTACAATGGGTAGATCCAAAAAGTCAAAGTATCTCTTCTGGATATCGTGAAGATGGCTACTTACCCGAAGCTGTTGTTAATATGCTTGCCTTTTTAGGGTGGAATCCAGGTACAGAACAAGAATTATTTTCTTTACAGGAGTTAATCAAAGAATTTGACTTAAAACGTGTTAATAAAGCAGGTGCCAAATTCGATCCAGAAAAAACTAAATGGTTTCAACAGCAACAGTTACAAAAAATCGATAGTACTATATTGTCCCAACAATTTGAGGTCATTTTATCTGAAAAAAACATTTCTACAACCTTAGATCTTAATGTTATTATAGATACGATAAAAGAACGGGCTACATTCACCAAAGATTTTTGGGATCTTAGTCATTTTTACTTTTTATCACCCAGTGAATATGATGAAAAGGCCATTAAAAAGGCTTGGAAACAAGATACGCCAGGTTTAATGCACGAGTTAACACGAATACTAAATGACATTTCAGATTTCTCAGAAGATAATGTTTCAACTATTGTAAAAGGGTGGATTGCAGGGAAAGAAATTGGTTTTGGCAAAATCATGATGCCACTTCGTATAGCTTTAGTCGGTTCGCTTCAAGGGCCAGATTTATTTCAAATTGCGTCTATGATCGGTAAAAAAGAAACTACTAAAAGAATAGAAAACGCCATCGAGAAAAACTAG
- a CDS encoding SPFH domain-containing protein: MGLFLIPIVILGFIILLSGIFTVKQQTSAVVERFGKFLSIRNSGLHFKIPIFDRIAGRINLKIQQLDVLVETKTKDDVFVRLKISVQFQVIKEKVYDAFYKLENPHDQITSYVFDVVRAEVPKMKLDDVFERKDDIAIAVKQELNEAMVNYGYDIIKTLVTDIDPDMQVKEAMNRINAAEREKVAAEYEAEAERIKIVAKARAEAESKRLQGQGIADQRREIARGLEESVDVLNNVGINSQEASALIVVTQHYDTLQSIGEETNSNLILLPNSPQAGSDMLNNMIASFTASNQIGEEMKKQNAKKGLGKKPDNN, translated from the coding sequence ATGGGACTATTTTTAATTCCAATAGTAATTCTCGGATTTATCATTCTGCTTTCAGGTATATTCACCGTAAAACAACAAACCTCTGCAGTGGTTGAGCGATTTGGTAAATTTTTGAGTATCAGAAACTCGGGATTACATTTTAAAATTCCGATTTTTGATAGAATCGCCGGACGAATCAATCTAAAAATCCAACAGCTTGATGTTCTTGTCGAAACCAAAACAAAAGATGATGTATTTGTACGTCTTAAAATCTCTGTTCAATTTCAGGTAATTAAAGAAAAAGTATACGATGCTTTTTATAAATTAGAAAATCCACATGATCAAATTACATCTTATGTTTTTGATGTTGTTCGTGCCGAAGTACCAAAAATGAAACTAGATGATGTTTTTGAACGTAAAGATGATATTGCCATAGCAGTAAAACAAGAACTTAATGAAGCCATGGTAAATTATGGATATGATATCATTAAAACTTTGGTGACAGATATTGATCCTGATATGCAGGTTAAAGAAGCTATGAACAGAATTAATGCTGCCGAACGTGAAAAGGTGGCAGCAGAATATGAAGCTGAAGCTGAAAGAATTAAAATTGTAGCAAAAGCACGTGCTGAAGCTGAAAGTAAAAGATTACAAGGACAAGGTATTGCAGATCAACGTAGAGAAATTGCCAGAGGTCTAGAAGAGAGTGTTGATGTTTTAAATAACGTAGGTATTAATTCTCAGGAAGCTTCTGCTCTAATCGTAGTAACACAGCATTATGATACTTTACAATCTATTGGTGAAGAAACTAACAGTAATTTAATTTTGCTTCCCAATTCTCCACAAGCAGGAAGCGATATGTTAAATAACATGATTGCATCATTTACGGCTTCAAATCAAATTGGAGAAGAAATGAAAAAGCAAAACGCCAAAAAGGGTCTTGGCAAAAAACCAGACAACAATTAA
- the ybeY gene encoding rRNA maturation RNase YbeY encodes MINFFYETNIELPNEAALSSWITAVISSENKTEGEINFILCDDEYLLKINQDFLNHDTFTDIISFDNTMGDQLNGDIFISEERVAENAKEFVVSVEEEMRRVLVHGILHFCGYKDKLEEEKKLMRQKENEKLLMFHVEH; translated from the coding sequence ATGATTAATTTTTTTTACGAGACAAATATAGAGTTACCAAATGAGGCCGCATTATCTTCTTGGATTACTGCTGTTATTTCGTCAGAGAACAAAACAGAAGGAGAGATAAATTTTATCTTATGTGATGATGAGTATCTACTTAAAATTAATCAGGATTTTTTGAATCATGATACATTCACAGACATTATAAGTTTTGATAATACTATGGGTGATCAACTAAATGGTGATATATTTATTTCTGAAGAAAGAGTAGCAGAGAATGCGAAGGAGTTTGTGGTTTCTGTTGAGGAAGAAATGAGACGGGTTTTGGTACATGGTATATTGCATTTTTGCGGTTATAAGGATAAGCTTGAAGAAGAGAAAAAGCTTATGAGACAAAAAGAAAATGAAAAATTATTAATGTTCCACGTGGAACATTAA
- a CDS encoding DUF4177 domain-containing protein has product MGKQYKVIRISENWSSEKLREKAENAMNKFSKEGWEVVDISFLANTYIAMITISK; this is encoded by the coding sequence ATGGGGAAACAATATAAAGTTATACGTATATCAGAAAATTGGTCTTCAGAAAAGCTTAGAGAAAAGGCAGAAAATGCTATGAACAAGTTCTCTAAAGAAGGCTGGGAAGTTGTTGACATTTCTTTTTTAGCAAATACATATATAGCTATGATAACAATTTCAAAATAA
- a CDS encoding alkane 1-monooxygenase, translating into MRDLKYICAFTIPFMAIIGIWLQGIYTYLTPMYAFGLIPILELFTNSSTKNLNDEHKILQSKKKIFDWMLYINLPIVYSILLFGIFTCTTSNLKTHEIIGIIISLGIVLGSNGINVGHELGHRYTKERYIGKALLLPSLYMHFYIEHNFGHHLNVATKEDPATARYNQPVYFFWITSTIRQYINAWKIQFKLLKQNNQTFFSIKNDMLCYFFITLLYLTSLTYFFGLLGLLVAVLSGVTGFLLLETINYIEHYGLVRKKENSGRYERVREIHSWNSNHTLGRIMLYELTRHSDHHHRASKKYQILDHHDKSPQLPFGYPTSMVLSLLPPLWFLIMNKRVPREMKSI; encoded by the coding sequence ATGAGAGATCTTAAATATATTTGTGCATTCACAATACCATTTATGGCAATTATTGGTATTTGGTTACAAGGAATTTATACCTATCTAACACCTATGTACGCCTTTGGATTAATTCCTATACTAGAATTATTTACAAATTCATCAACCAAAAATTTAAACGACGAACACAAAATATTACAATCCAAAAAAAAGATATTCGACTGGATGCTTTATATCAACCTTCCTATTGTTTATAGTATTTTACTCTTCGGCATTTTTACCTGTACTACGTCTAATCTAAAAACTCATGAAATTATAGGTATCATTATTTCATTAGGTATTGTTTTGGGATCAAACGGAATAAATGTCGGACACGAATTAGGTCATCGATATACAAAAGAAAGATATATAGGCAAAGCTCTTCTTCTTCCATCGCTGTATATGCATTTTTATATAGAGCATAATTTTGGTCATCACTTAAACGTGGCTACTAAAGAAGATCCCGCCACAGCAAGATATAATCAACCTGTCTATTTTTTTTGGATAACTTCGACTATACGGCAATACATAAATGCCTGGAAAATACAATTCAAATTACTAAAACAAAACAATCAAACTTTCTTCTCTATAAAAAATGATATGCTCTGCTATTTTTTTATTACTCTTCTATATCTAACATCACTTACCTATTTCTTTGGTCTTTTAGGATTGCTGGTTGCAGTTTTAAGTGGAGTAACCGGCTTCCTATTACTTGAAACTATTAACTATATTGAGCATTATGGTTTAGTAAGAAAGAAAGAAAACTCTGGTCGTTATGAACGTGTAAGGGAAATTCATTCATGGAACTCGAATCATACTTTGGGAAGAATTATGTTGTATGAACTAACACGACATAGTGATCATCATCACAGAGCATCAAAAAAATATCAAATTTTAGATCATCATGATAAAAGTCCTCAATTACCTTTTGGTTATCCTACATCTATGGTATTATCATTACTCCCTCCCCTGTGGTTTTTGATTATGAATAAACGCGTTCCACGTGAAATGAAAAGTATTTAA